In Methylomagnum ishizawai, one DNA window encodes the following:
- a CDS encoding paraquat-inducible protein A: MRPATQTPAQHHPHWIACHDCDALYPVPRLAVGQKALCVRCGAVLLQRKRDTLGRSLAMAFACLVLFTLANSFPLLGLNIEGRVEYGAVISGVFELKHQGFSAMAALVFGVSILAPGLKIAGWLYVLLPLRLNRRLPGMTTVFRWIALLGPWAMAEVYMLGILVAVVKLADLATIEPGLSLYSFAAMIVAMAATDAMLEPHEIWERLESLK, from the coding sequence ATGCGGCCCGCGACCCAGACCCCGGCGCAACACCACCCACATTGGATCGCCTGCCATGATTGCGACGCGCTCTATCCCGTGCCCAGGCTGGCCGTGGGCCAGAAAGCCCTGTGCGTCCGCTGCGGGGCGGTATTATTGCAACGTAAGCGCGATACCCTGGGCCGCAGTTTGGCGATGGCGTTCGCTTGCCTGGTGTTGTTCACGCTCGCCAATAGCTTTCCCTTGCTGGGCCTCAATATCGAGGGCCGGGTGGAATATGGCGCCGTTATTTCCGGGGTGTTCGAGTTGAAACATCAGGGTTTCTCGGCGATGGCGGCCTTGGTGTTCGGGGTCAGCATCCTGGCGCCCGGCCTCAAGATCGCGGGTTGGCTCTATGTGCTGTTGCCGCTCCGGCTGAACCGTAGGCTGCCGGGCATGACCACGGTGTTCCGCTGGATCGCGCTGTTGGGGCCGTGGGCCATGGCCGAGGTGTATATGCTCGGCATCCTGGTCGCCGTGGTGAAACTGGCTGATCTCGCCACCATCGAGCCGGGCTTGTCGCTGTATTCCTTCGCCGCCATGATCGTCGCCATGGCCGCGACCGACGCCATGCTCGAACCCCACGAAATCTGGGAGCGTCTGGAGTCCTTGAAATGA
- a CDS encoding paraquat-inducible protein A: MNPPLATARSAGFWNCDACHLLVRARPLAQGCHARCPRCGAELRSRKPNSLSRTWALTIAAYILYIPANLLPVMTVIMSGHGEPDTILSGVKELIESGMWPLALLVFFASITVPVLKLLTLTYLLISVGRKSHIRPRQRTFLYRLTESVGRWSMIDIFVISILVALVKVGALATIEAGAGAVAFSGVVVITMFAAMSFDPRLIWDALEQSDEPKP; the protein is encoded by the coding sequence ATGAATCCACCCCTCGCCACCGCCCGCAGCGCCGGTTTCTGGAATTGCGACGCCTGCCACCTGCTGGTCCGCGCCCGGCCCCTGGCGCAAGGCTGTCATGCCCGTTGTCCCCGCTGCGGGGCGGAATTGCGTTCGCGCAAACCGAACAGTCTTAGCCGCACCTGGGCGCTGACGATTGCCGCCTATATCCTGTATATTCCGGCCAATCTGCTCCCGGTCATGACCGTGATCATGTCGGGGCACGGCGAGCCGGACACCATCTTGAGCGGCGTCAAGGAATTGATCGAAAGTGGCATGTGGCCGCTGGCGCTGCTGGTGTTCTTCGCCAGCATCACCGTGCCGGTGTTGAAGCTGTTGACGCTGACCTATTTGCTGATTTCGGTGGGCCGCAAATCGCACATCCGGCCCCGCCAACGCACCTTCCTTTACCGGCTGACCGAGAGCGTTGGGCGCTGGTCCATGATCGATATCTTCGTGATCTCGATCTTGGTGGCCTTGGTCAAGGTCGGCGCCCTGGCCACCATCGAGGCGGGCGCGGGTGCCGTCGCCTTCTCGGGGGTGGTGGTGATTACCATGTTCGCGGCCATGAGCTTCGATCCCCGTTTGATTTGGGACGCCCTGGAACAATCCGATGAGCCAAAACCATAA
- a CDS encoding PqiB family protein, with amino-acid sequence MSQNHNESSPPSTDTSPEALVEESRSLPLVWLIPLVAGLIGLWLAYKTLSEQGPLISITFKEAVGLEAGKTKIKYKDVEVGLLQTVELSGDLSKVVATARMSKTVASHLGADSRFWVVKPQLGLGGVSGLDTLIAGNYVAVEFGSGQPGKDFIGLEHAPKISADTPGRSFILVSYDAGALKEGAPIYFRNIQVGRVVETRLADNKQSVRTEIFIDAPFDQLIHDKTRFWLTDAIDMSMDAQGFNLKVGSLLSMLVGGIAFDTPDVADPNGHESVAGTEFTLHPNFTDVGEGAHSHKQTFLLYFDDSVRGLQRGAPVEVRGMRVGTVTDVHLDLDFQTKKFRIPVTIDLDPEDFASGEAVRKYMAAYQDQIAQGRRPVIESLVAQGMRARLKTGSFLTGQLYVDLDLYPDVPPKTLVYGGPYPEIPTLPSLSDELQKSAMDIMASLKKIPFEKIGNELLGTVQGANRLTNAPELQQTIRDLDAAMKQVQSLARTADTHVAALATGMEQSLGSVKKALGQLEPGAPMTVNLNKALEELSSAARSLRNLSDYLDRHPEALLKGKSGATP; translated from the coding sequence ATGAGCCAAAACCATAACGAATCTTCCCCTCCCTCCACCGATACCTCTCCCGAAGCCCTGGTCGAAGAATCCCGCAGCCTCCCCCTGGTGTGGTTGATCCCGCTGGTGGCGGGTTTGATCGGCTTGTGGCTGGCTTACAAGACCCTCAGCGAGCAGGGGCCGTTGATCTCCATCACTTTCAAGGAGGCCGTGGGCCTGGAGGCCGGCAAGACCAAGATCAAGTACAAGGATGTCGAGGTCGGCCTGTTGCAGACGGTGGAACTGAGCGGCGATTTGTCCAAGGTGGTCGCCACCGCCCGCATGAGCAAGACCGTGGCCTCGCACCTGGGCGCGGATAGCCGGTTCTGGGTGGTGAAGCCGCAATTGGGCCTGGGCGGGGTTTCCGGCCTGGATACCTTGATCGCGGGCAATTACGTCGCGGTGGAGTTCGGTTCCGGCCAGCCCGGCAAAGATTTCATCGGCCTGGAACACGCCCCCAAGATCAGCGCCGACACGCCGGGACGCTCGTTCATCCTGGTGTCCTACGACGCCGGTGCCTTGAAGGAAGGGGCGCCCATCTATTTCCGCAATATCCAGGTGGGTCGGGTGGTGGAAACCCGGTTGGCCGATAACAAGCAAAGCGTCCGTACCGAGATTTTCATCGACGCTCCATTCGATCAACTGATCCACGACAAGACCCGGTTCTGGCTGACCGACGCCATCGACATGTCGATGGACGCCCAGGGCTTCAACCTCAAGGTGGGTTCCTTGTTGTCCATGTTGGTCGGGGGCATCGCCTTCGATACCCCGGACGTGGCCGATCCCAACGGCCATGAAAGCGTGGCGGGCACCGAATTCACCCTGCATCCCAATTTCACCGACGTGGGCGAGGGTGCCCATAGCCATAAGCAGACCTTCCTGCTGTATTTCGACGATTCCGTCCGTGGCTTGCAGCGCGGTGCGCCGGTCGAGGTGCGGGGGATGCGGGTCGGGACCGTGACCGATGTGCATCTGGATTTGGATTTCCAGACCAAGAAATTCCGCATCCCGGTCACCATCGACCTCGACCCGGAGGATTTCGCCAGCGGCGAGGCGGTGAGGAAATATATGGCGGCCTACCAGGACCAGATCGCCCAAGGCCGGCGTCCGGTCATCGAAAGCCTGGTCGCCCAGGGCATGCGGGCGCGGCTCAAGACCGGGAGTTTCCTGACCGGGCAGCTATATGTGGATTTGGACCTCTATCCCGATGTTCCGCCCAAGACCTTGGTTTATGGCGGTCCCTACCCCGAGATTCCCACCCTGCCGTCCTTGAGCGACGAATTGCAGAAGTCCGCCATGGATATCATGGCGAGCCTCAAGAAGATACCGTTTGAGAAGATCGGCAACGAACTCCTGGGCACGGTCCAGGGGGCCAACCGGCTGACCAACGCCCCCGAATTGCAGCAGACCATCCGCGACCTGGACGCGGCCATGAAGCAGGTCCAGTCCTTGGCCAGGACGGCGGATACCCATGTCGCCGCCCTGGCCACCGGCATGGAGCAGAGCTTGGGTTCGGTCAAGAAGGCGCTGGGCCAACTCGAACCCGGCGCGCCGATGACCGTCAACCTCAACAAGGCGCTGGAGGAATTGTCCTCCGCCGCCCGTTCCCTGCGTAATCTCAGCGATTACCTCGACCGCCACCCCGAAGCCTTGTTGAAGGGCAAATCCGGAGCCACACCATGA
- a CDS encoding PqiC family protein: protein MRRSFLILAYAVLLSAAGCGSTPPTRFYTLAPLQASGAKAEAAGLGLALGLGPVELPKSMDRPQIVTRSGANELQLAEFDRWAEPVQDNVVQVLAENLSLLLPGQKVVIYPWNRSQEIDYQVAVRVVRYDRADSGDVVLKARWSVSSPTNDNELLAREASYTAHPAGPDYRATVEAMNHALNDLSRDVAAAVKGLRGAPL from the coding sequence ATGAGACGCAGCTTCCTGATCCTGGCCTACGCCGTTTTGTTGTCCGCCGCCGGTTGCGGCAGCACGCCGCCGACGCGGTTCTACACCCTCGCGCCCTTGCAGGCTTCCGGGGCGAAGGCCGAGGCCGCCGGCCTGGGCCTGGCGCTGGGCCTGGGTCCGGTGGAACTGCCCAAATCGATGGACCGGCCCCAGATCGTCACCCGCAGCGGCGCGAACGAATTGCAACTAGCCGAGTTCGACCGCTGGGCCGAGCCGGTCCAGGACAACGTGGTGCAGGTTTTGGCGGAGAACCTTTCGCTGCTGCTGCCTGGCCAGAAGGTGGTGATCTATCCCTGGAATCGTTCGCAGGAGATCGATTACCAAGTGGCGGTGCGGGTGGTCCGCTACGACCGGGCGGATTCGGGCGATGTGGTGTTGAAGGCGCGCTGGAGTGTGTCGAGTCCCACCAACGACAACGAGTTGCTGGCGCGGGAAGCCAGCTACACGGCGCACCCGGCGGGACCGGACTACCGGGCCACGGTGGAGGCGATGAACCACGCTTTGAACGATCTCAGCCGCGATGTGGCGGCGGCGGTGAAAGGCTTGCGTGGTGCTCCCTTGTGA
- the fabA gene encoding 3-hydroxyacyl-[acyl-carrier-protein] dehydratase FabA: protein MISKEPELKQRQHSYTREELIQCGRGEMFGPGNAELPLPPMLMFDRITHINSEGGLYEKGSIIAELDVHPDLWFFDCHFMNDPVMPGCLGLDAMWQMIGFYLGWMGGKGRGRALGVGEVKFRGQVLPTNRLVVYRINLKRVIMRKLVMGIADAELECDGKVIYEASDLRVGLFTSTDAF, encoded by the coding sequence ATGATAAGCAAGGAACCAGAATTAAAGCAAAGGCAGCATAGCTACACCCGCGAGGAATTGATCCAATGCGGACGGGGAGAAATGTTCGGTCCCGGCAACGCCGAATTACCGCTCCCGCCCATGCTGATGTTCGACCGTATCACCCATATCAATTCCGAGGGCGGCCTTTACGAAAAAGGTTCGATCATCGCCGAATTGGATGTGCATCCCGACCTGTGGTTTTTCGATTGCCATTTCATGAACGATCCCGTGATGCCCGGTTGCCTGGGACTCGATGCCATGTGGCAGATGATCGGTTTCTATCTCGGTTGGATGGGGGGGAAGGGCCGGGGCCGGGCCTTGGGCGTGGGCGAGGTCAAATTCCGCGGCCAGGTGTTGCCCACGAACCGGCTGGTCGTCTACCGGATCAATTTGAAGCGGGTCATCATGCGCAAATTGGTCATGGGGATCGCCGACGCCGAATTGGAGTGCGATGGCAAGGTCATCTATGAAGCCTCCGATCTCAGGGTCGGCCTCTTCACCTCCACGGACGCCTTTTGA
- the fabB gene encoding beta-ketoacyl-ACP synthase I produces MKRVVVTGIGVVSSLGNNRSEVTDALRQGRSGIRFSEEYREMKFRSQVHGPIKLDPDELIDRKIRRFMGDGAAYNYLAMQEAIADACLEESEVSNPRTGLVMGSGGPSTSNLLLAWDSYREKGVKKVGPYMVPRTMSNTNSACLATPFKIKGVNYSISSACATSAHCVGNAAELIQLGKQDVMFAGGGEEVHWTMTVLFDAMGALSAKYNDTPEIASRAYDADRDGFVISGGAGVLVLEELEHAKARGAKIYGELIGYGATSDGYDMVQPSGEGAVRCMRQAMESVSGPIDYINAHGTSTPIGDIRELQAVKEVFGVEIPPISSTKSLSGHALGAAGVHEAIYSLLMMEGRFICASANIDTLDPGADGVPIVRQRIDNARIDIAMSNSFGFGGTNASLVFQRYGG; encoded by the coding sequence ATGAAGCGCGTAGTTGTAACGGGTATCGGGGTGGTTTCCAGCCTCGGGAACAATCGCTCGGAAGTGACCGACGCCTTGCGGCAGGGCCGGAGCGGTATCCGCTTCAGCGAGGAATACCGGGAAATGAAATTCCGCAGCCAGGTCCATGGCCCGATCAAGCTGGACCCGGACGAGTTGATCGACCGCAAAATCCGCCGGTTCATGGGCGATGGCGCGGCCTACAATTATCTCGCCATGCAGGAGGCCATCGCCGACGCCTGCCTGGAGGAATCCGAGGTCTCGAATCCCCGCACCGGCCTGGTGATGGGTTCCGGCGGGCCATCCACCTCCAATCTGCTGTTGGCTTGGGATAGCTACCGCGAGAAGGGCGTTAAGAAGGTCGGTCCCTACATGGTGCCGCGCACCATGTCCAACACCAATTCCGCCTGCCTCGCCACGCCGTTCAAGATCAAGGGCGTGAATTACTCCATCAGTTCGGCCTGCGCCACCAGCGCCCATTGCGTCGGCAACGCGGCCGAATTGATCCAACTGGGCAAGCAGGATGTGATGTTCGCCGGCGGCGGCGAAGAAGTACATTGGACCATGACCGTGTTGTTCGATGCCATGGGAGCCTTGTCCGCCAAGTACAACGACACGCCGGAAATCGCTTCCCGCGCTTATGATGCCGACCGCGATGGCTTTGTGATCTCGGGCGGGGCCGGGGTGCTGGTGCTGGAGGAACTGGAACACGCCAAGGCGCGTGGGGCCAAAATCTACGGCGAATTGATCGGCTATGGCGCGACCTCCGATGGCTATGACATGGTCCAGCCCTCCGGCGAAGGCGCGGTACGCTGCATGAGGCAGGCCATGGAAAGCGTGAGCGGCCCTATCGATTATATCAACGCCCATGGCACCAGCACCCCTATTGGCGATATCCGCGAATTGCAGGCCGTCAAGGAAGTGTTCGGGGTCGAAATCCCGCCGATCAGTTCCACCAAGTCCCTGTCCGGCCATGCGCTGGGCGCGGCGGGCGTCCACGAGGCGATTTATTCGCTGTTGATGATGGAGGGGCGTTTCATCTGCGCCTCGGCCAATATCGACACCCTCGACCCCGGCGCGGACGGCGTGCCCATCGTGCGGCAGCGGATCGACAATGCCCGCATCGATATCGCCATGTCCAACAGCTTCGGCTTCGGCGGCACCAATGCCAGCTTGGTGTTCCAACGCTATGGTGGATAG
- the ttcA gene encoding tRNA 2-thiocytidine(32) synthetase TtcA: MVDSATAALGEKQRYEFNKLQKRLRRQVGEAIADYRMIEAGDKVMVCLSGGKDSYTLLDILLSLQASAPVRFEIVAVNLDQKQPGFPERVLPEYLESRGVPFDIIEQDTYSIVKRVVPEGKTTCGLCSRLRRGVLYRYAAENGITKIALGHHRDDILETFFLNLFYGGALKAMPPKLLSDDRRHVVIRPLAYCKERDIAAYAEVRDFPLIPCNLCGSQENLQRQAMKAMLAEWEKRHPGRVETIFTALGNVAPSQLADRALFDFAGLERLRGTAGGPAGESGVAGLEVLSL, translated from the coding sequence ATGGTGGATAGCGCGACGGCCGCGCTTGGCGAAAAGCAGCGCTACGAGTTCAACAAACTGCAAAAGCGCCTGCGCCGCCAGGTGGGCGAGGCGATAGCCGATTATCGGATGATCGAGGCGGGCGACAAAGTGATGGTCTGCCTGTCCGGGGGCAAGGATTCCTACACCTTGCTCGACATCTTGCTCAGCCTCCAGGCCAGCGCCCCGGTGCGCTTCGAGATCGTCGCCGTCAACCTGGACCAGAAACAACCCGGCTTTCCCGAGCGGGTCTTGCCCGAGTATCTGGAAAGCCGGGGAGTGCCCTTCGACATCATCGAGCAGGATACCTATAGCATCGTTAAGCGGGTGGTCCCCGAGGGCAAAACCACCTGCGGGCTATGCTCCCGGCTCAGGCGCGGCGTGCTGTACCGCTACGCCGCCGAGAACGGCATCACCAAGATCGCCTTGGGCCACCATCGCGACGATATCCTGGAAACCTTCTTCCTCAACCTGTTCTACGGCGGGGCGCTCAAGGCCATGCCGCCCAAACTCCTCAGCGACGACCGGCGGCACGTGGTGATCCGCCCCTTGGCCTATTGCAAGGAGCGGGATATCGCGGCTTATGCCGAGGTCCGGGATTTCCCCTTGATCCCCTGCAACCTGTGCGGTTCCCAGGAAAACCTCCAGCGCCAAGCCATGAAAGCCATGCTGGCCGAATGGGAAAAGCGCCATCCAGGGCGGGTGGAAACCATTTTCACGGCGCTGGGCAATGTGGCCCCTTCGCAACTGGCCGACCGCGCCTTGTTCGATTTCGCGGGTTTGGAGCGGCTGCGCGGGACGGCGGGCGGGCCCGCCGGGGAATCCGGTGTGGCGGGTTTGGAGGTGTTGTCCTTATAA
- a CDS encoding TIGR01777 family oxidoreductase gives MRIFVTGGTGLIGRALCKALSENGHYLTVLSRDTAAAKLKCGPGVELVDSLEVWTPASRFDAVINLAGEPIADRRWSESRKRALWESRVDLTHRLVEAMGRADQKPAVLIGGSAIGVYGSRGDETLDEASTCQGEGFSERLCAAWEAETLNATALGVRVCLLRTGLVVAPRGGFLAKMLPLFKFGLGGRIGDGGQWMSWVHLDDHIALTRYLIDSPQLVGVFNATAPRPVTNAEFTARLAAALKRPALLPVPAGPLRLGLGEMAELLLGGQRVVPKRAREAGFEFRFETLESALRDVLG, from the coding sequence ATGCGGATTTTCGTCACGGGCGGTACCGGCCTGATTGGTCGGGCGCTGTGCAAGGCGTTATCGGAAAATGGGCACTACCTTACCGTCCTCAGCCGCGATACCGCCGCCGCCAAGCTTAAATGCGGGCCGGGTGTGGAGCTCGTGGATAGCCTGGAGGTCTGGACGCCCGCTTCCCGGTTCGATGCGGTCATCAACCTGGCGGGCGAACCCATCGCCGACCGGCGTTGGTCCGAAAGCCGCAAGCGGGCTTTGTGGGAGAGCCGGGTCGATTTGACCCATCGGTTGGTGGAGGCCATGGGCCGGGCCGATCAGAAACCCGCCGTGTTGATCGGCGGCTCGGCCATAGGTGTTTATGGCAGTCGCGGCGACGAGACGCTGGACGAGGCTTCGACCTGCCAGGGCGAAGGCTTCAGCGAGCGCCTGTGTGCGGCCTGGGAAGCGGAAACGCTGAACGCCACGGCCCTGGGCGTCCGGGTTTGCCTACTGCGCACCGGCTTGGTGGTCGCTCCACGCGGCGGATTCCTCGCCAAGATGTTGCCCTTGTTCAAGTTCGGGCTGGGCGGGCGGATCGGCGATGGCGGGCAATGGATGTCCTGGGTCCATCTCGACGACCATATCGCTTTGACCCGCTACCTCATCGATTCCCCGCAACTCGTCGGCGTCTTCAACGCCACCGCGCCCCGGCCTGTCACCAATGCTGAATTCACGGCCCGTCTCGCGGCGGCGTTGAAGCGGCCCGCTTTATTGCCGGTTCCGGCGGGGCCGCTCCGGTTGGGTTTGGGAGAAATGGCGGAATTGCTCCTGGGCGGTCAGCGGGTCGTGCCCAAGCGGGCGCGGGAAGCGGGATTCGAGTTCCGCTTTGAAACCCTGGAGTCGGCCTTGCGCGATGTTTTGGGATAA
- a CDS encoding phenylacetate--CoA ligase family protein → MPNPFLDTSLDDRLAQHAALDGQTALIDWFRATAATVPAYRHFLAGHGLAPENVATYEDFARLPLTDKPNYMHAYPLPERCRGGSLLDCDRVAVSSGSTGQPTFWPRSVRHEFDIALRFEQVFRDSFQAHERSTLAVVCFALGNWVGGLYTASCLWHLGQKGYPLLVATPGNNKAEIFRVVRELAPHFEQTVLLGYPPFVKDVIDAGLAEGIDWPQHRIKLVFAGEVFSEEWRSLVGQRTGSTAMCYDSASLYGTADGGVLGNETPLSIAIRRFLAQHPQAARELFGESRLPTLVQYDPLSRYFELHEGTLVVSGDNGLPLFRYHIADKGGLVGHAELLAFLADHGAKLADYGLDPARPTRALPFAYVFGRADFTVSYYGANIYPENIAVGLEQPDIQAFATGKFVLEVRETPAGDSELRVAVELLPGIAADMGKAARLAESIRAQLLRLNSEFANYTPPERQTPRMELRPFGDAEYFPVGVKHRYTRR, encoded by the coding sequence ATGCCGAACCCTTTCCTCGACACTTCCCTGGACGACCGCCTCGCCCAACACGCGGCCCTAGACGGTCAAACCGCCCTCATCGACTGGTTCCGCGCCACCGCGGCAACAGTCCCGGCCTACCGCCACTTCCTGGCCGGGCATGGCCTCGCGCCCGAAAACGTGGCCACCTACGAGGACTTCGCCCGCCTGCCGCTCACCGACAAACCCAACTACATGCACGCTTACCCCCTGCCGGAACGCTGCCGGGGCGGGAGCCTGTTGGATTGCGACCGGGTGGCGGTATCCTCGGGTTCCACCGGCCAACCCACGTTTTGGCCGCGTTCGGTCCGGCACGAATTCGACATCGCCCTGCGCTTCGAACAAGTGTTCCGCGACAGTTTCCAAGCGCACGAACGCTCCACCCTGGCGGTGGTCTGCTTCGCATTGGGGAATTGGGTGGGCGGACTCTACACCGCGTCCTGCCTCTGGCATCTGGGGCAAAAGGGCTATCCGCTATTGGTGGCGACCCCAGGCAACAATAAGGCAGAAATCTTCCGCGTGGTGCGCGAACTCGCCCCGCATTTCGAACAGACGGTGTTGCTGGGCTATCCGCCCTTCGTCAAGGATGTGATCGACGCCGGACTGGCCGAAGGCATCGATTGGCCACAACACCGCATCAAACTGGTGTTCGCGGGCGAGGTGTTCAGCGAGGAATGGCGCAGCCTGGTGGGACAAAGGACCGGCTCGACCGCGATGTGCTACGACTCGGCCTCGCTCTACGGCACCGCCGACGGCGGCGTCCTGGGCAACGAAACGCCCTTGAGCATCGCCATCCGCCGCTTCCTGGCCCAACACCCCCAGGCCGCCCGCGAATTGTTCGGCGAGTCGCGCCTGCCGACCCTGGTGCAATACGACCCCCTCAGCCGTTATTTCGAGTTGCACGAGGGCACCCTGGTGGTTTCCGGCGACAACGGCCTGCCGCTGTTCCGCTACCACATCGCCGACAAGGGTGGACTCGTCGGCCATGCCGAATTGCTGGCGTTCCTGGCCGACCATGGCGCGAAGCTGGCGGATTACGGGCTGGACCCGGCCCGGCCCACCCGCGCCCTGCCCTTCGCCTATGTGTTTGGCCGGGCCGATTTCACGGTGTCGTATTACGGGGCCAATATCTACCCGGAAAATATCGCCGTGGGCCTGGAGCAACCGGATATCCAGGCTTTCGCAACGGGGAAATTCGTGCTGGAAGTGCGGGAAACCCCGGCGGGCGACAGCGAATTGAGGGTGGCGGTGGAATTATTACCGGGCATCGCCGCCGATATGGGGAAAGCGGCGCGGCTGGCGGAATCGATCCGGGCGCAATTGCTCAGGCTGAACAGCGAATTCGCCAATTACACCCCGCCGGAACGGCAAACGCCCCGGATGGAACTCAGACCGTTCGGGGATGCCGAGTATTTCCCGGTGGGCGTGAAACACCGCTATACCCGGCGCTAA
- the potA gene encoding spermidine/putrescine ABC transporter ATP-binding protein PotA, which produces MNPPPIVHFQAVVKRYDGKTILPGLDLAVNEGEFLTLLGPSGCGKTTALRLLAGFETPDAGEVRLDGNCVNTWPPHRRPVNTVFQSYALFPHMTVFDNVAFGLRMAKTPRAEIPLRVAEALAGVRLEDLAGRKPHQLSGGQQQRVALARALVNQPRVLLLDEPLSALDHRLRKAMQRELKALQARLGLTFLFVTHDQEEALSMSDRVAVMRNGMIEQIGTPREIYQHPASLFVAGFVGESNRLDAVVTALPEPGRIAARVEGLDRVFGSGRPWTVGDKIHVLLRPEHLRLEPEAAAPDRLRGTITAQTYKGMGLDTVVELDGGKTVLASGFCGGADQDYRVGQRVAVAWAEGSETVLPAGA; this is translated from the coding sequence ATGAACCCACCGCCCATTGTCCACTTCCAAGCCGTCGTCAAACGCTACGACGGCAAAACCATCCTGCCCGGCCTGGACCTCGCCGTGAACGAGGGCGAATTCCTGACCTTGCTCGGTCCTTCCGGCTGCGGCAAGACCACGGCCTTGCGGTTGCTGGCCGGGTTCGAGACGCCCGACGCCGGGGAAGTGCGGCTCGACGGCAACTGCGTCAATACCTGGCCGCCCCACCGCCGCCCGGTCAATACCGTATTCCAGAGCTACGCCCTGTTCCCGCATATGACGGTGTTCGACAACGTGGCGTTCGGACTGCGGATGGCCAAAACGCCCCGCGCCGAAATCCCCCTGCGGGTGGCGGAAGCCCTGGCCGGCGTCCGGTTGGAGGATTTGGCCGGACGTAAACCGCACCAGTTGTCCGGCGGGCAGCAACAGCGGGTGGCCCTGGCCCGCGCCCTGGTCAACCAGCCCCGCGTGCTGTTGCTGGACGAACCCTTGAGCGCCCTGGACCACCGGCTGCGCAAGGCGATGCAGCGCGAACTCAAAGCCCTGCAAGCCCGGCTGGGCCTGACCTTCCTGTTCGTCACCCACGACCAGGAAGAAGCCTTGTCCATGTCCGACCGGGTGGCGGTGATGCGGAATGGGATGATCGAGCAAATCGGCACGCCCCGCGAGATTTACCAACATCCCGCCAGCCTGTTCGTGGCCGGGTTCGTCGGCGAGAGCAACCGGCTCGACGCGGTCGTCACCGCGCTGCCGGAGCCGGGCCGGATCGCGGCGCGGGTCGAAGGCTTGGACCGCGTGTTCGGCTCCGGGCGGCCCTGGACGGTGGGCGATAAAATCCATGTGCTGCTCAGGCCGGAACATCTGCGGCTGGAACCGGAAGCCGCCGCGCCGGACCGCTTGCGGGGCACCATCACCGCGCAGACCTATAAAGGCATGGGCCTGGATACGGTGGTCGAACTGGACGGCGGCAAGACCGTGCTGGCGAGCGGGTTCTGCGGCGGGGCGGACCAGGATTACAGGGTCGGACAGCGGGTGGCGGTGGCTTGGGCGGAAGGGTCGGAGACGGTGTTGCCCGCCGGGGCATAG